In a single window of the Leptospira wolffii serovar Khorat str. Khorat-H2 genome:
- a CDS encoding ArsR/SmtB family transcription factor, with translation MRRDVFQAIADPTRRQIIGLLAKEPMNLNAVAENFKISRPAISKHIKILSECGLISIKRQGRERYCIAKLGKLNEVETWVTQYKKFWDRKFDDLEKYLNRIQKK, from the coding sequence ATGCGTAGAGACGTATTCCAAGCCATCGCGGATCCGACCAGGAGACAAATCATCGGTCTCCTCGCCAAGGAACCGATGAACTTGAATGCAGTAGCGGAGAATTTCAAGATCAGCAGACCGGCCATTTCGAAACATATTAAGATTCTCTCCGAATGTGGTCTTATAAGTATCAAACGCCAGGGTCGGGAAAGATACTGCATTGCGAAATTGGGTAAGTTGAACGAGGTGGAAACCTGGGTGACCCAATATAAAAAGTTCTGGGATCGCAAATTCGACGATCTGGAAAAGTATCTTAACCGGATTCAAAAGAAGTAG
- a CDS encoding ArsR/SmtB family transcription factor, protein MLVHLRKRSLTISELAEPFSMSFAGVAKHIDVLTSAGLVRKVRDPNDGRSFRLELQNRSLSEASAWLAYHQEFWTNKLDRLEAFIEEQDHDRTGPKTRKKN, encoded by the coding sequence ATGCTTGTTCATTTGCGGAAACGTTCGCTCACAATCTCTGAGTTGGCCGAACCTTTTTCCATGTCGTTTGCAGGGGTAGCCAAGCACATCGACGTGCTTACCTCGGCGGGTCTTGTACGCAAGGTGCGGGATCCAAATGACGGACGTAGTTTTAGATTGGAATTGCAGAATCGTTCCCTTTCCGAAGCAAGTGCGTGGCTCGCTTACCATCAGGAATTCTGGACCAACAAATTGGATAGATTAGAAGCATTTATAGAGGAGCAAGATCATGACCGAACCGGTCCTAAAACTAGAAAAAAAAATTAA
- a CDS encoding SRPBCC family protein has translation MTEPVLKLEKKINADPTRLFRAWLNAEDLSKWFLPEDAVNIQSATLDPRPGGKFLINMVLNGKVLPHEGEYREINEPKRLVFTWKSIATGGRDTLVTITFDSIADPSNKKQKPQTLVTLIHERLTNEEIESHRNGWTGILNGLEIREGIKE, from the coding sequence ATGACCGAACCGGTCCTAAAACTAGAAAAAAAAATTAACGCCGATCCGACACGACTGTTTCGAGCCTGGTTAAACGCCGAAGATTTGTCGAAATGGTTTTTACCCGAAGACGCGGTCAATATTCAATCCGCTACTCTGGATCCTAGACCGGGTGGAAAATTTTTAATCAATATGGTCCTAAACGGCAAGGTTCTACCTCATGAAGGGGAATACAGAGAGATCAATGAACCGAAAAGACTGGTATTTACTTGGAAGTCTATCGCAACGGGCGGTCGCGATACTCTCGTAACGATAACTTTCGATTCTATTGCCGATCCTTCGAACAAAAAGCAGAAGCCGCAAACTCTTGTGACTTTGATTCATGAACGACTGACTAACGAAGAAATCGAATCGCATAGAAATGGATGGACCGGGATCCTGAACGGTTTGGAAATCCGAGAAGGGATTAAAGAATAG
- a CDS encoding SRPBCC family protein, giving the protein MNGIYHKIGIRAEAPKVIQALATKDGLAGWWTRQVEGEFSGGTSGVGESIRFDFGLAGFEMKVQELAPQRVLWECTEGPEDWVGSHVDFQLTQGSSPDGAKMTLVHFRHQDWKNESEFTAHCSMKWATFLLSLKSLVEAGKGQPAPDDLKIDDFN; this is encoded by the coding sequence ATGAACGGAATATATCACAAAATAGGCATTCGCGCGGAAGCACCGAAAGTCATCCAAGCGCTTGCAACGAAAGACGGTTTAGCGGGATGGTGGACTAGACAAGTCGAGGGGGAATTCTCCGGAGGGACTTCGGGAGTTGGAGAATCCATCCGCTTCGACTTTGGACTGGCAGGTTTCGAAATGAAAGTGCAGGAACTTGCTCCCCAACGGGTCCTCTGGGAATGTACAGAAGGTCCGGAAGACTGGGTGGGATCCCATGTGGACTTCCAATTGACCCAAGGATCTTCTCCTGACGGAGCTAAGATGACACTAGTCCATTTTCGTCATCAAGATTGGAAAAACGAAAGCGAGTTCACCGCGCATTGCAGCATGAAATGGGCGACCTTTTTACTCAGTTTAAAAAGTTTAGTCGAGGCAGGCAAAGGCCAACCGGCTCCGGACGACCTAAAGATAGACGATTTCAATTAG